A region of the Lysobacter sp. K5869 genome:
CCCGGGCCGGTCACGTCCGGACCCAGCAGCGGGTTCCACGCCAGGCAGCCGTCGATCGGGTTGGCGGCGGTGCCGCAACGCGCCACGCCGTTGGCGTCGATGAACGACGGGCCCAGGGCCTTCTCGGCGTTCGGCAGGAACAGATTGCCGGTGCCGGTCTTGGTGCCCTTGTTCTGGTTGTACAGGTAGCCCGCGTCCCAATCCCAGGTCTTACCGGCGAACTCGAACGAACCTTCCAGGCCGCCGCTGAAGCGGTAGGTGGTCAGCTCGGACTTGGTCTGACGCGGCACTTCCCAGCCACGGCGGTAGAAGTCGGCGTCGATGCCGAGCGGATTGAACGCGCTGCCGGCCTTCAGGGTCAGATCGCCGGGGTAGCGATCGCTGAAGCCGGTCGAACGGAACGGGTAGCCGGCGATCTGCTGGGTGGCTTCGCGATCCGTGTACAGGATGTCGGCCTTGGCGCGCAGATTGTCGGTGATGTCGAACTCGGCGTTGGCGAACACCGAACGACGCTCCAGACCGGTCGAGAGATACATCTGCTCGTTGGCGTTGGCCTGATCGGCCAGACCGTCGGTCGGGTGGAAGTTCGACAGCTTGGAGGTGTCGGTGGTGCCGCGGTTGGCGGTCCACGCGTTGCCGTCGGCGTCGAACAGCGTGCCCCACTGGTTGATCGCGCTCCAGCCGTTGCTGCGCACGCCGCCGTTGGCGCCGCCCAGATCCGGGTACGGATGGGCGCGGCCGTTCGGGTAGCGGGTGAAGTCGCGGTCGCGAGCGAAGACCGGATCTTCCTTGCTGTACTCGGCGCCCAAGGTGATCGAACCGCGCTCACCGGTCTGGCCGATGACGAAGTTGTAGACCTCCTTGTTGCCGTCGCCCTGGCCGTACTGGCCGAGGTAGGCGCTGCCTTCCAGACCGTCGAAACGCTTGCGGGTGATGATGTTCACCACGCCGGCGATGGCGTCGGAGCCGTACAGCGCGGAGGCGCCGTCGGTCAGCACTTCGATGCGCTCGACGATCGAGCTCGGGATCGAAGCCAAGTCGGAATAGCCGCTGGAGCTGATGCCCATGCGCTTGCCGTCGATCAGCACCAGGGTGCGCTGCGGACCGAGGTTGCGCAGGTCGACGTACTGGCCGCCCACGTCTTCGCCCGAAGCGAGCGCGTCGGCGCGCGAGATCGCCGGCGAACCGGTGGCGGTGATGTTCTGGACGATGTCGGCGACGGAGGTGAAACCCTGCTTCTGGATTTCGGCGCGCGACATGGTGACGACGGGCTGCGACGTCTCCAGGTTGGCCTGGCGGATGCGCGAGCCCGTCACCTCGATGCGATCGAGAGTGGTCGGGTTCTTGGAGGCATCGGCTTCCTGGGCGCCGGCGATCGCCGGGACCAGAGCGGACACTAACGCTGCAGCGATGGCGGACGGCAGAACGCCGTACCGCGCCGCGGGGCGCAGACTACGATGGTTCATCTATCTCTCTCCAGTAATCTCGTTATAGGCGTGTTAAAACGCCTTGCAAAAGTACGGCCCAACCTCCCGCACTGCTTTGCGGTTGCCGCCGGGAGACTTTGCGCAGTCGGTCGTAGAGGCCACTGTCATCGCGCGGAAAGCTTCGCGTCGCGCGCATTAAATGTGATGAATTCCAGGTGTTTTTGACCGTTTTCGCGCTGCGCTCGCGACCGCGATGCGAGTGCGCGAACGTTTTGCTTTGCGTTGTCTGCGATCTTGCCGAATCGGCATCGATGCTTTGCATCGTTCCTTTGCACAACGAGCTAAATCGCGGCGAAGCCGCTGATTTACGGTGTTTGCTCCGCATACGCATGGGCGGCGATACGTATCGAAACGTCGCGGCGTTGCGGATTCGTCGGTCGCCGATGCGATGCGTATGGCGCCTATACATACTTATAAAAGGTGTGCGCGGCGCGGTTCGTGGATTGCTCGGCTGCATGCGTTCGCGCGGCGACTGATGCCGCACAACTGAACGACTCGTTCAGTTGTGCGTATTCGCGATGCGTCGTCCATCGAAACCTCGATGCGCGCCGGTAAGAGATGAGAAGCGAGCGATGTCCGCGCATCGATGCGCGAAGCGTTCGACACTTTCGAGACTGAACGATTCGTTCAGTTGCGCGCATTCGTGGCGGATCGTCCGTCGAGGCGTCGGCGCGCATCGCTAAGAGATAAGGAGTGATCGCTGTTCGCTCATCGCTGCGCCAAGCATTCGGCGCTTTCGATACTGAACGATTCGTTCAGTTGCATGCATTCGCGACGGATCGTCCATTGAGGCGTCGACGCGCACCGCTAAGAGATAAGGAGCGATCGCTGTTCGCGCATCGATACGCGAAGCAGCCGACGCTATCGATACTGAACGACTCGTTCATGCGCACATGCATGCGGCGCATGCGTTGCGTACTCGCGGCGCACGAAGGCGAACGACGGGCATGCATGCCATCGCGACCGCCGCGCCACGCGCGACGAAGCGCCAACGCACAGCCGAAGCGATGCGGACCGTCGAAGAGATGGGGAAGAAAAGACGCGTCCGCTCCCGCACGGATCCGGCGCCGCCGCGCGGCGACGCCGGCCGAGTGCCGCCGAGGCTCGGCTGCGCGCGGTGCGCGCAGTCGAAACCTCGGCGTTGCTGCGGGTAGTACGGAGTCCGGCCTGTTGGGGGAGGCGGCTGGCGGTATCGGCCTGGCGGTGGTCCCTGATCGATGCGGCGGATCGGGGCGGGCCGGATACGGCGGGCTCGGAGAGTGCGTTTACTGCTTTACGAATGTCGCTTCGGATCGTGTTGCGCGGCCAGGCATCGGCCGTTTCGGAACTTTCTTCGGTGTTTCGTAACGCTTTCGTCGTCCGATCAGCTCGCCATCGCCAACTTGCGCAACGGCACGACGGCCGGCTTGGCGGCTTCGGCGGCCTTGGCGCTGGCGGCGGCGCTGCGGTAACGCGTGGCCGAGGTGCCGAAGCGGGCGCGGAAGGCGCGGGCGAAGCTGCAGCAGTTGTCGAAACCGCTGGCGGCGGCGACCTCGCCGATCATCATCGAGGTGTTCTTTAACAAGTCCGCGGCGTGTTCCAGGCGCATGCGGGCCGAGGCGGCCTGCGGGCTTTCCTCGTACAGGCTGTGGAAGGTCTTGGAGAAGTACCAGCTCGAGAAGCTGGTCAGCTCGGCCAACTCGCTGATCCGCACCACCCGGTCGCAATTGCCTTCCAGGTACAGACGGGCGCGTTGCAGACGACCGAAGACCTGACGCTTGCGGCTGCGCGAACGGCCCGGGCAACGCTGGATGCGCGCGGTCAGCTCGCGCTGGACGCCGGCCAGGTGCAACAGGATCGGACGCAGGGCGTTGAGATCGAAGCCGGTGTCGGCCTCGCTGTTGCGCGCGCTGGCCTGGCGCCACAGGCGCAGGGCGATACGGGCGTCGTGGCGGTTCATGCGGCCGCGGCCGGCGTAGAGGCTGCTGTCGGCCAGACGGGCCATGGCCTTGATCGCGTCCGGGGTCAGGTTGAGACCGACGCAGACGCCGTAACGGTCGGCCTGCAGCACCGGCTTGGAGTCGCGTTCGAACGCGATCCAGTCGCCGCGCTTGAGGCGGAACTTGCCCTCTTTGGCCTCAACCCACGAACTGCCGCGCAACTGCACCCAGATCGAGAAGTGAGTCCCGGACAGCTGGACGCTGCCCAGTCGCGAGACGCCGACGCAACTTGCCTGAACGGATTGGTCCTGCGCGTCCAGCTGCAGCAGCTGTCCACGATCCGCCCACAATGCTTGCTCCATTGGTCCACCTCATTTGCGGGGAATGAGGTTTTTATTTGCCTGAGCAACGAACCCAGCGCCGGAAATTTGACGGAGAGTTAGGCGAATTCGGAACGAAGTCACATCCGACGAACTTCCGAAAGGACTTTTCCCAATCCAATCAGTCAGTTGAGCCAGCCCGGCACAAAGGTCTTCGGCTCTTCGGGCAGATCCATGTAACCGATATCGGCGCCGTCCCACTTGGCCAGGGCCAAATACACGGTGTCGCCGCGCGGGCTCAGGCTGAATCCGTTGATCGCCGAGCGCCGGCTTTGGTCCAGGCACAGGGCCGAGGGCGGCAGTTCCGGGGTGGCGATCCGGCGCATCAGCGACAGGCAGGTCGGCTGCTGGTCCATGTAGCGCAGCTCGCCGGTGGCGCTGGCCACGTCCCACAGCCGGTAGCGGTCGGCGACCGGCTCGCTGTCGTCGATCTGGCGGATGCTGGCCGGGGTCAGCGACAGATCGGCCTGCCACAAGCCGGCCTGGGTCTGGCGGGCGAACAGCAGGCGGTTGTGGGCCGGGTCGGCCTTGCCCTCGGAGACGTCGTCCACCGCGGCCAGCAATTTCCACGGCGAGGCGCTGCGGTCGAACAGGCTCAGGCGCAGGCGCCCGTCTCCGGCGCTGGCGAGAACCAGCAGCCGGTTCGGATCGGGCAGCTGCATGGCCTGGATCGGCTCGCCCACCGGCACCGGCAGGCGGGTCACCCGGCCGCTGGCCGGCACGATCTCGAACACCGCGTTGCGCCCGTCCTGGTCCGGCCCGACCACGGTCACCCGGGTGCTGTCGGCCGACCACGAGGCGCCGTAGCGCGTACCCGGGGTCACGCCCTGCAGCATGCGCAGCGAATCGGGTTGGTCCAGGTCGGCCCACCACAGATGATTGCTGCCGGAGCGGTCGGAGAAGAACACGATCTGGCGCCCGTCCGGCGCCACCGCCGGCAGCATGTCGCGGGCCGAGGACGGGAACAGCGGATCGACCACGTGCACCGCGCCCTTGGAGGTATCGCCCAGGACCACGCGGAACAGGCCGAAGTACGGCTTGCGCTGGACGAAGGCCGCGGCCGGGCGCGACGCCGCCACCGCCGGGAACTGCGCCGATTCGATGCCCAGGTCGCGGGCCTGCCCGGTTTCCAGCTCCAGGCGGAACAGACGGGTGTCGCCGTCGATCATCCGCCCGAACAGAATGCTGCGGTTGTCCGGCAGCCAGTCCCAGCCGCGCACGTCGGCGCTGAGCTGGCTGAGCCGCTCGGCGGTGCCGCCCTCGGCCGGCAGGCGCCAGAAATCGCCCTGCGGGTTGTTGCGCAGGAACACGATCCAGCGGCCGTCCGGCGAGAACCGCGGCGACAAGTCGAGATTGCCGGCGCCCGGGCGGTACGGCACCGCGCGCCATTCGCCGCTGGCCAGATCGAGCACGCGCATGCCGACCATGCCCTGCGCCGTCTGCATGCTGCCGAAGATCAGGCCGCGGCCGTCGGGCGTCCACTCGAAGGTCGGCGGATTGCGCGGATCGCAGTCGCCGACCTCGCGCTCGGCGCCGCCGTTGGCGGCGATCAGCAGCACCTTGCACGAACGCGCCGGATCGACCCGCAGGAACGCGATCGAGCGGCCGTCCGGCGACCACGCCGGGTAGCTGTCCTCGGCCAGCCCGCTGGGCCGGGTGAGTTGGCGCGGCGGGGTTTGATCGGTGGTCTGGACCAGGATCGCGGTGCCACGCTGGCCCTCGGGAATGGCGACGTAGGCGACCAGGGCCGCGTCCGGCGACAGGGTCGGCTGGACTTCGAAGCCGGGCATCGAAGTGATCAGGCGATACGGGCGCGGCGAGCCGGCGACCCGCGCCGGATCGACCGGCGCCGCGGCCACGCCCGGCGCATGCG
Encoded here:
- a CDS encoding winged helix-turn-helix domain-containing protein, whose product is MPRTHEPSTPPLPAEHLRVGDCLVDIPLREIRAPGARRPRRITPKAMGVLLVLVDHADRVVSRDALLAEVWPDTLPTDDVVTQAITQLRKAFDEDRGNPRYIETIAKNGYRLLAKVRWQVPETAAAGEAETPAAVDGFDASRFDASADPAEAFAAAPGARAAERIEPVPLPNQPRPRGTWRSIVGAVATVLLLVIALVWWSLARQAHAPGVAAAPVDPARVAGSPRPYRLITSMPGFEVQPTLSPDAALVAYVAIPEGQRGTAILVQTTDQTPPRQLTRPSGLAEDSYPAWSPDGRSIAFLRVDPARSCKVLLIAANGGAEREVGDCDPRNPPTFEWTPDGRGLIFGSMQTAQGMVGMRVLDLASGEWRAVPYRPGAGNLDLSPRFSPDGRWIVFLRNNPQGDFWRLPAEGGTAERLSQLSADVRGWDWLPDNRSILFGRMIDGDTRLFRLELETGQARDLGIESAQFPAVAASRPAAAFVQRKPYFGLFRVVLGDTSKGAVHVVDPLFPSSARDMLPAVAPDGRQIVFFSDRSGSNHLWWADLDQPDSLRMLQGVTPGTRYGASWSADSTRVTVVGPDQDGRNAVFEIVPASGRVTRLPVPVGEPIQAMQLPDPNRLLVLASAGDGRLRLSLFDRSASPWKLLAAVDDVSEGKADPAHNRLLFARQTQAGLWQADLSLTPASIRQIDDSEPVADRYRLWDVASATGELRYMDQQPTCLSLMRRIATPELPPSALCLDQSRRSAINGFSLSPRGDTVYLALAKWDGADIGYMDLPEEPKTFVPGWLN
- a CDS encoding helix-turn-helix domain-containing protein, with amino-acid sequence MEQALWADRGQLLQLDAQDQSVQASCVGVSRLGSVQLSGTHFSIWVQLRGSSWVEAKEGKFRLKRGDWIAFERDSKPVLQADRYGVCVGLNLTPDAIKAMARLADSSLYAGRGRMNRHDARIALRLWRQASARNSEADTGFDLNALRPILLHLAGVQRELTARIQRCPGRSRSRKRQVFGRLQRARLYLEGNCDRVVRISELAELTSFSSWYFSKTFHSLYEESPQAASARMRLEHAADLLKNTSMMIGEVAAASGFDNCCSFARAFRARFGTSATRYRSAAASAKAAEAAKPAVVPLRKLAMAS